One Aegilops tauschii subsp. strangulata cultivar AL8/78 chromosome 7, Aet v6.0, whole genome shotgun sequence genomic window carries:
- the LOC141027465 gene encoding uncharacterized protein, with translation MKKTNHFEWNDKVDEAFLQLKKMLTTPPVLAAPAAKEPMFLYIATTSRVVNTVISPGDWDAKDGNMASYDFLVLQVSEYFDACEFLQSDPTRGLQQPAWGLRQVARGL, from the exons ATGAAGAAAACcaatcacttcgagtggaacgacaaggtgGACGAGGCCTTCCTCCAGCTTAAGAAAATGCTGACtacgccgcctgtcctggcggctccagCTGCTAAGGAGCCCATGTTCCTCTACATCGCcaccaccagccgggtggtcaacACTGTCATT TCGCcgggcgactgggacgccaaggatggaAACATGGCGAGCTACGACTTCCTCGTCCTGCAGGTCAGCGAATACTTTGATGCGTGCGAGTTCCTTCag TCGGATCCAACTCGGGGGCTGCAGCAGCCGGCCTGGGGACTTCGACAGGTGGCTCGGGGACTgtag